In a single window of the Debaryomyces hansenii CBS767 chromosome A complete sequence genome:
- a CDS encoding DEHA2A06138p (no similarity), whose protein sequence is MKTLYPFEYSHCVQLLQNSTDNTAYLHLTFSRTCFQHNLNRTINGLSNYSPQLILFQNSLTCALHSSQLAAYDIGATPVQAKIWGNRMHNQPPRNTHGTTPSKPT, encoded by the coding sequence ATGAAAACCCTTTACCCATTCGAATATCTGCACTGTGTACAGCTATTACAAAATAGCACAGATAACACAGCATATCTCCATTTAACTTTCAGTCGTACCTGCTTTCAACATAATCTCAATAGAACTATAAACGGACTAAGTAACTACTCTCCGCAACTTATCTTGTTCCAAAATAGTCTCACTTGTGCCCTCCATTCGTCTCAGCTTGCCGCGTATGATATCGGAGCCACTCCGGTGCAAGCTAAAATATGGGGAAATAGAATGCACAACCAACCACCACGCAATACCCATGGAACTACACCTTCAAAGCCTACGTGA
- a CDS encoding DEHA2A06160p (highly similar to uniprot|Q10082 Schizosaccharomyces pombe SPAC11D3), with protein sequence MSDNSSQTNIKTKYNLPKPTPAYYPHDGSPIYADKKLYQKIGACEKTLVEKHLCQPRRGIAVKIPAKSVFRITTPEGPQVCDLNIWNLHNPRERFWAARSRQLHSAHVSTYDRLWSNLPFLRPLVTITGDSMSDRGQDEWGGRLHDLNGTRCDPYIDQLISGQENNFHCHSNLLRAVLPHGLTEFDIHDVINVFQVTGLNEYDQYFMEACPAKAGDYFECFAEQDLLIAISACPGGDLSQWGWGEDGENLEDSKMVDCCRPLGIEVYKINDEKVLEGWVPPNVVGYKGNHGLQNPA encoded by the coding sequence ATGTCCGACAATTCATCACAAACAAATATCAAAACTAAATACAATCTTCCGAAACCTACGCCAGCTTATTATCCGCACGATGGATCCCCCATATATGCCGATAAGAAACTTTACCAGAAAATTGGTGCTTGCGAAAAGACACTTGTGGAAAAACATTTGTGTCAACCCCGTAGAGGCATAGCTGTGAAGATTCCTGCTAAATCTGTATTCAGAATTACCACTCCGGAAGGCCCGCAGGTGTGCGATTTGAACATCTGGAACTTGCACAATCCTAGAGAGAGATTTTGGGCTGCCCGGAGTCGTCAATTGCATTCAGCGCATGTGTCTACCTACGATAGACTTTGGTCCAACCTCCCATTCCTTCGCCCATTGGTAACTATTACTGGTGATTCCATGCTGGACAGAGGCCAGGATGAATGGGGTGGAAGATTGCATGATTTGAACGGAACAAGATGTGATCCATACATCGACCAATTAATCAGTGGACAGGAAAATAATTTCCACTGCCATTCAAATTTGCTTCGGGCAGTTTTACCACATGGATTGACCGAGTTTGATATCCATGATGTTATAAATGTATTCCAGGTCACAGGATTGAACGAGTATGATCAGTATTTCATGGAGGCATGTCCTGCAAAAGCTGGTGATTATTTCGAGTGCTTTGCCGAGCAGGATTTACTTATTGCTATCAGTGCTTGCCCTGGTGGAGATTTGTCTCAATGGGGTTGGGGTGAAGATGGCGAGAATTTGGAAGACCTGAAGATGGTCGATTGTTGTAGACCACTAGGAATAGAGGTGTATAAAATTAACGATGAGAAAGTTTTAGAAGGTTGGGTGCCTCCCAATGTTGTTGGATACAAGGGCAACCACGGCTTACAAAACCCAGCTTAA